The Zobellia alginiliquefaciens genome contains a region encoding:
- a CDS encoding bifunctional response regulator/alkaline phosphatase family protein, producing the protein MNKISILWVDDEIDLLKPHIIFLQGKGYDVITCQSGQEALEELQQSRVDIIFLDENMPGISGLETLAEIKVLDSSIPVVMITKSEEEFIMEEAIGSKIADYLIKPVNPNQILLSLKKNLDHSRLVSEKTTSNYQQEFRKIAMDLSMVNSVEEWTDLYKRLIYWELRLEDIEDSSMFEILESQKSEANNHFGKFVERNYESWFNGDGPVLSHTLFKELVQPELKDSRTLLLVIDNLRYDQWYALEDTVSSFYKKNKEESYFSILPTATQYARNAIFSGLTPMAMEKKYSQWWKNDTDEGGKNLHESDFLGEQIKRLGLNLKWEYHKISTLKQGKNLCQNFKSQKDNDLTVLVYNFVDMISHSKTEMEVIKELASNDKAYRSLTQSWFKNSPLLEIIQQAQQMGMKLIITTDHGTINVKQPSKVIGDKETSLNLRYKTGRSLTYEDKDVLAAQDPAHIHLPRINMSSSFIFAKNDLFFAYPNNYNHYVSYYRNTYQHGGISLEEMIIPFVVLSPK; encoded by the coding sequence ATGAATAAAATCTCCATATTATGGGTCGACGATGAAATTGACCTACTCAAACCACACATTATATTTCTACAGGGAAAAGGCTATGATGTCATCACCTGCCAAAGCGGACAAGAGGCACTAGAAGAATTACAGCAATCTAGGGTTGATATTATTTTCCTTGATGAGAATATGCCCGGCATATCAGGATTAGAGACCCTAGCAGAGATTAAAGTACTGGACTCATCCATACCTGTGGTCATGATAACTAAAAGCGAGGAAGAATTTATAATGGAAGAGGCTATTGGCTCCAAAATTGCCGATTACCTTATTAAACCGGTAAACCCAAACCAAATTCTATTATCGTTAAAGAAAAATTTAGACCATTCCCGTTTAGTTTCAGAAAAAACAACATCCAATTATCAGCAAGAGTTTAGAAAAATTGCCATGGATTTATCAATGGTGAACTCAGTTGAAGAATGGACAGACCTCTACAAGCGATTAATATATTGGGAATTACGATTGGAAGATATTGAGGACAGTAGCATGTTTGAGATTCTTGAGTCTCAAAAATCCGAAGCCAACAACCATTTTGGAAAATTCGTAGAGCGAAATTACGAAAGCTGGTTTAACGGAGACGGTCCCGTACTCTCGCACACCTTATTTAAAGAGCTTGTACAACCCGAGCTGAAAGATTCTCGCACCCTCCTTCTTGTTATTGATAATTTACGATATGACCAATGGTATGCTTTAGAGGATACGGTTAGCTCGTTTTACAAAAAGAATAAAGAAGAATCATATTTCAGTATTTTACCCACCGCTACCCAATATGCACGGAATGCAATTTTTTCAGGCCTCACTCCCATGGCTATGGAAAAAAAATATTCTCAATGGTGGAAGAACGATACGGACGAAGGAGGCAAAAACCTTCACGAATCCGATTTTTTAGGTGAGCAAATAAAACGTTTAGGTCTAAATTTAAAATGGGAGTACCACAAAATAAGCACCCTTAAGCAAGGTAAAAACTTATGCCAAAACTTTAAATCCCAAAAAGACAATGACCTCACCGTGCTCGTTTACAACTTTGTAGACATGATTTCCCACTCAAAAACAGAAATGGAAGTCATTAAAGAGCTGGCAAGTAACGACAAAGCCTACCGGTCGTTAACTCAAAGTTGGTTTAAGAACTCTCCTTTATTAGAGATAATTCAGCAGGCACAACAAATGGGAATGAAACTGATCATCACCACAGACCATGGCACGATCAACGTTAAACAACCCTCCAAGGTCATTGGCGATAAAGAAACCAGTCTCAACCTACGCTATAAAACCGGTCGTAGCCTAACTTATGAGGATAAGGATGTACTAGCGGCGCAGGACCCTGCCCATATTCATTTACCACGTATTAATATGAGTAGTTCTTTCATTTTTGCCAAGAACGACTTGTTTTTTGCGTACCCCAACAACTACAATCATTACGTTAGCTATTATAGGAACACCTACCAACATGGAGGAATTTCTTTAGAAGAGATGATCATTCCATTCGTAGTTTTATCACCAAAATAG
- the tsaE gene encoding tRNA (adenosine(37)-N6)-threonylcarbamoyltransferase complex ATPase subunit type 1 TsaE: MNITYTEKEIDQIAKMVIEKSTNKVLLFHAPMGAGKTTLIKAIAKYLGVADAGNSPTFGIVNQYENKKGHLLAYHFDFYRLNDEMEALDMGFEDYLNQNVWVFIEWPSKIESFLPENSTNIDIEIVDMTTRKIKIS; this comes from the coding sequence ATGAACATCACCTATACCGAAAAGGAAATTGACCAAATTGCCAAGATGGTAATTGAGAAGTCCACAAACAAGGTTCTCCTTTTTCATGCCCCCATGGGAGCAGGCAAGACCACTTTAATTAAAGCGATTGCTAAATACCTTGGAGTTGCGGATGCAGGAAACAGCCCCACATTTGGCATTGTAAACCAATATGAAAACAAAAAAGGCCATCTATTAGCGTATCACTTTGATTTTTATCGGTTAAATGACGAAATGGAAGCCTTAGATATGGGTTTTGAAGATTATCTCAATCAAAATGTATGGGTTTTCATTGAGTGGCCCAGTAAAATTGAGTCTTTCTTACCTGAAAACAGTACCAATATAGATATTGAAATCGTGGATATGACCACCCGAAAAATCAAAATATCGTAA
- a CDS encoding alanine dehydrogenase — translation MNQPSSPFSKQQLLPQEETLEVLRQKGELFIGIPKENQYQEQRVCLTPDAVNAITSNGHRVLIESGAGDGANYTDLEYTNAGGEITRDTKKVYSCPLLLKVEPPTLSEIEMMNPQATIISALQIKTQSKAYFEKMAKKRITAIAFEYIRDEDGKYPAVRSLSEIAGISSVLIASEIMAATNDGNGLMFGNISGVPPVEVVIIGAGTVGEFAARSALGLGANVKIFDNSLSKLRNIQSSLRQTVYTSTIQPKNLLKSLKRCDVAIGATRGKDRSPVVVTSDMVEHMKKGAVIIDVSIDMGGCFETSTVTTHNKPTIEKFGVIHYGVPNIPSRYPKTATLSISNIFTPYLLELGENGGLENSLRFDKGLRNGLYMYHGILTNKSVGEWFDLQYSDINFLIF, via the coding sequence ATGAATCAACCTTCTTCTCCTTTTAGCAAACAACAACTGCTTCCACAAGAGGAAACCTTGGAAGTTCTTCGTCAAAAAGGCGAGCTTTTTATTGGCATCCCAAAAGAAAATCAATACCAAGAACAGCGAGTTTGCCTTACTCCGGATGCGGTCAACGCAATAACATCAAACGGTCACCGAGTTTTAATTGAGTCCGGAGCTGGTGATGGAGCCAATTATACGGATCTAGAATACACCAATGCCGGAGGAGAAATAACACGAGACACCAAGAAAGTCTATTCTTGTCCGTTATTGCTAAAAGTTGAACCTCCCACGCTTTCTGAGATTGAAATGATGAATCCGCAAGCGACCATTATTTCAGCTTTACAGATTAAAACCCAAAGCAAAGCCTATTTTGAAAAAATGGCCAAAAAGCGTATTACCGCTATTGCTTTTGAGTATATCCGTGATGAAGATGGAAAATATCCGGCTGTCCGTTCTTTAAGCGAAATTGCAGGAATATCCTCTGTTCTTATCGCTTCGGAAATAATGGCTGCTACCAACGATGGCAACGGACTCATGTTTGGAAACATCAGTGGTGTACCTCCTGTTGAAGTTGTAATTATTGGCGCCGGAACGGTGGGTGAATTTGCTGCCCGTTCCGCACTGGGACTCGGGGCCAACGTTAAGATTTTTGACAATTCACTTTCCAAATTACGAAACATACAATCCAGTCTTAGACAAACCGTCTACACCTCTACTATTCAGCCTAAAAATTTATTGAAATCGTTAAAACGTTGCGATGTAGCTATTGGGGCAACCCGCGGTAAAGATCGTTCTCCAGTAGTAGTGACAAGCGACATGGTCGAACACATGAAAAAAGGAGCTGTGATTATTGATGTAAGTATTGATATGGGCGGATGTTTTGAAACTAGCACTGTAACCACTCATAATAAACCTACTATTGAAAAATTCGGGGTCATTCATTACGGTGTGCCCAACATACCTTCACGCTACCCTAAAACAGCAACACTTTCTATCAGTAACATTTTTACCCCATATTTACTGGAACTTGGGGAGAATGGCGGATTGGAGAACTCGCTTCGCTTTGATAAAGGCCTAAGAAACGGTCTCTATATGTATCATGGCATACTTACGAACAAATCTGTGGGTGAATGGTTTGATTTACAGTATAGTGACATTAATTTCCTTATTTTCTAA
- a CDS encoding DUF4258 domain-containing protein: protein MDFLKRLGFYLIGLSIGIIFLTFFFKKKSEETGVSFCYFPNCRTLKNIRSKPMSYSDDVSRLFSEKKIDTLDIINILRNGEVDFSNSETKTSPCKTYIIEGSIEDKEAVLKVRNCQEKALLESVTY from the coding sequence ATGGATTTTTTAAAACGTTTAGGTTTTTATCTTATCGGGCTTTCTATAGGAATCATTTTTTTGACATTTTTTTTCAAGAAAAAATCGGAAGAAACGGGGGTTTCGTTCTGTTATTTCCCTAACTGCAGAACACTTAAGAACATCCGCTCTAAACCAATGTCCTATTCCGATGATGTAAGCAGATTGTTTTCCGAAAAGAAAATAGATACTTTAGATATCATCAATATCCTAAGAAATGGTGAAGTAGATTTTTCAAATAGCGAAACCAAAACTTCACCGTGCAAAACCTACATTATAGAAGGCTCTATAGAAGACAAAGAGGCCGTATTGAAGGTCAGAAATTGTCAAGAAAAAGCGCTTTTAGAATCTGTAACTTACTAA
- a CDS encoding proline dehydrogenase family protein — protein MKEIFEDTATAFALKTDSELERAYFLFRMIANEPLVRIGTAMTNFAIKAHLPVEGLIRATVFDHFCGGVNEKDCMSVVDRMYTKNVCSVLDYSVEGKDTEDPFDDAMAMILKVLDFVKEKDAIPFAVFKPTGYGRFALFQKIGEGKSLTEKEEAEWQRVVARFDKTCKKAYDLDVSLLIDAEESWMQQAADQLVEEMMRKYNKKKAVVFNTLQMYRWDRLDYLKELQQRANESNFRIGMKVVRGAYMEKENDRAEEKGYKSPICSSKRETDENFDNAVAYIMNHLDTVSIFAGTHNENSSYKMMKIMAEKGIANNDDRVWFGQLFGMSDHISFNLSDKGYNVAKYLPFGPVRDVMPYLIRRAEENTSVAGQTSRELSLLKKERKRRKI, from the coding sequence ATGAAAGAAATTTTTGAAGATACCGCAACCGCTTTTGCTTTGAAAACCGACTCAGAGCTTGAGCGTGCTTATTTTTTGTTCCGGATGATAGCGAACGAACCTCTTGTCCGCATTGGAACGGCAATGACAAATTTTGCCATTAAAGCCCATCTTCCTGTGGAAGGATTAATTAGGGCTACAGTGTTCGATCACTTTTGCGGTGGTGTAAATGAGAAGGATTGCATGTCCGTAGTGGACCGGATGTACACTAAAAATGTATGTTCAGTTCTGGATTATTCGGTTGAGGGGAAAGATACTGAAGACCCTTTTGACGATGCTATGGCCATGATTTTAAAGGTACTAGACTTTGTTAAGGAAAAAGATGCTATCCCTTTTGCTGTTTTTAAGCCTACAGGCTATGGTAGATTTGCTTTATTTCAAAAAATTGGTGAAGGTAAATCTTTGACTGAGAAAGAAGAGGCGGAGTGGCAAAGGGTGGTAGCCCGTTTTGATAAAACCTGTAAAAAGGCCTATGATTTAGATGTTTCCTTGCTTATTGATGCGGAAGAAAGTTGGATGCAGCAAGCAGCTGATCAGCTTGTAGAAGAAATGATGCGGAAATATAATAAGAAGAAGGCGGTGGTCTTCAATACTTTGCAAATGTACCGATGGGACAGGTTAGATTATCTAAAGGAGCTACAGCAACGTGCCAACGAAAGCAACTTTAGAATTGGAATGAAAGTGGTGCGTGGTGCTTATATGGAAAAGGAGAATGATAGGGCTGAGGAAAAAGGCTATAAGTCGCCCATTTGTAGTTCAAAACGAGAAACCGATGAAAATTTTGATAATGCCGTTGCTTACATAATGAATCACTTGGATACGGTTTCAATATTTGCGGGTACCCATAATGAAAATAGTTCGTATAAGATGATGAAAATTATGGCTGAGAAAGGAATAGCCAATAATGACGACCGCGTATGGTTTGGGCAATTGTTTGGGATGAGTGATCATATTTCCTTTAATCTGTCCGATAAAGGGTATAATGTTGCTAAATATTTGCCGTTTGGTCCGGTGAGGGATGTAATGCCTTATTTAATTCGTCGTGCAGAAGAAAATACTTCGGTAGCCGGCCAGACTTCAAGGGAGTTGTCCTTGTTGAAAAAAGAAAGAAAACGAAGGAAGATTTAA
- the aroB gene encoding 3-dehydroquinate synthase gives MQSITTSSYAVHFNQRAYDALNTHLSGKVYSKIFIIVDENTHEHCLPAFMTQIQGDYDFEIIEIESGEENKNIDTCTGVWSALSELDGDRKSLVINLGGGVLTDLGGFVASTFKRGIDFINVPTTLLSMVDASVGGKTGVDLGPLKNQIGVINQPEMVLIITSFLKTLEERQLRSGFAEMLKHGLIQSQAYWEALKNVTDFLNIDDLIYDSVVIKNEVVLQDPTEQHLRKILNYGHTLGHAIESYFLESKTHKTLLHGEAIGIGMILEAYLSKELLGLTNLELADIKKTFLSHYEKVIFSKEDITTILSLLKFDKKNSHGNINFVLISAIGKPDIDIRIPDEMYEAAFAYYAEI, from the coding sequence ATGCAGTCCATAACAACCTCTTCTTACGCCGTACATTTTAACCAACGAGCATACGACGCTTTAAATACCCATTTGTCCGGCAAGGTATATTCTAAAATTTTCATTATCGTAGACGAGAACACTCACGAGCATTGCCTTCCTGCATTTATGACCCAAATACAAGGGGATTATGATTTTGAAATTATAGAAATTGAATCTGGTGAAGAAAACAAGAATATTGACACTTGCACAGGAGTTTGGAGTGCCTTATCCGAATTGGATGGAGACAGAAAAAGCCTTGTTATTAACTTAGGCGGTGGCGTTCTTACGGATTTAGGTGGATTTGTAGCCTCAACATTCAAAAGAGGCATAGACTTCATTAATGTACCCACTACCCTATTATCTATGGTAGATGCTTCCGTGGGAGGAAAAACAGGTGTGGACCTGGGACCTCTAAAGAACCAAATTGGTGTTATCAATCAACCAGAAATGGTCCTTATTATAACAAGCTTCCTTAAAACACTTGAAGAAAGACAATTGCGTAGTGGTTTTGCCGAGATGCTTAAACATGGCCTAATCCAGAGCCAAGCATATTGGGAAGCTCTAAAAAATGTTACGGACTTCTTGAATATAGATGATTTAATCTACGATTCCGTTGTTATTAAGAACGAGGTAGTTCTTCAGGACCCAACAGAACAACACTTACGGAAAATATTAAATTACGGCCACACTCTAGGGCACGCTATTGAATCTTACTTTCTTGAAAGCAAAACACATAAAACCCTATTGCACGGCGAAGCTATTGGCATAGGAATGATTCTAGAAGCCTACCTCTCCAAAGAACTACTTGGTCTTACGAATCTAGAATTAGCGGATATTAAAAAAACCTTTCTTTCTCATTATGAAAAGGTGATTTTCAGCAAAGAAGATATTACCACCATTTTATCCCTATTGAAATTTGATAAGAAAAATTCTCATGGCAATATCAACTTTGTCCTTATTTCCGCTATCGGAAAACCAGATATAGATATTAGAATTCCTGACGAAATGTACGAAGCTGCTTTTGCATACTACGCTGAAATATAG
- a CDS encoding DinB family protein, which translates to MRTSELKIVPPIPFYKTYIDVLGDVDLLEMLEGQLKNFPKFIENIPDDKLTYAYGPEKWTIAQVLLHIIDSERVFQYRSLRFSRGDSTALPGFEQDLYAPNSNAETRSKESIIEEYKAVRQSTITLYKNFDAVTLGKQGVASNLPWDVATLGFVICGHQKYHRNILRERYLDQV; encoded by the coding sequence ATGAGAACTTCAGAACTTAAAATTGTACCACCAATTCCTTTTTATAAGACCTATATAGATGTATTGGGGGATGTTGATTTGTTGGAAATGTTAGAAGGTCAGTTAAAGAATTTTCCAAAATTTATTGAGAATATCCCTGATGATAAATTGACTTATGCGTATGGACCTGAAAAATGGACCATTGCTCAAGTGCTTCTGCATATTATTGACTCCGAACGTGTTTTTCAATACCGTTCACTTCGGTTCTCAAGGGGGGATAGTACCGCTTTGCCTGGGTTTGAGCAAGATTTGTATGCGCCTAATTCAAACGCCGAAACACGCTCCAAGGAAAGTATTATAGAAGAATACAAGGCGGTTAGGCAATCAACCATTACGCTTTATAAAAATTTTGATGCCGTTACTTTAGGTAAACAGGGTGTGGCCAGTAACTTGCCTTGGGATGTGGCTACTTTGGGTTTTGTTATTTGTGGTCACCAAAAGTATCATCGCAATATATTACGAGAGCGCTATCTTGATCAAGTTTAA
- a CDS encoding Lrp/AsnC family transcriptional regulator yields MGKVKLDEIDHQILDMLIDNTRTPFTDIAKKLLISAGTVHVRVKKMEEAGIIKGSSLTLDYVKLGYAFIAYVGIFLEKTHQTKFVLERLEQIPNVTVAHITTGKFNIFCKIRAKDTNHAKNIIFRIDDIDGISRTETMISLEESINDKKRLMHTIFNEL; encoded by the coding sequence ATGGGAAAAGTAAAATTAGACGAGATTGATCACCAGATTCTGGATATGTTAATAGATAACACCAGAACTCCATTTACAGATATAGCTAAAAAACTCTTGATTTCTGCAGGTACGGTTCACGTACGTGTTAAGAAAATGGAGGAAGCAGGTATCATAAAAGGTTCATCTCTTACATTGGATTACGTAAAATTAGGCTACGCGTTTATTGCTTACGTTGGTATATTTTTAGAAAAAACACACCAAACGAAATTTGTTTTGGAGCGTTTAGAGCAAATTCCAAATGTTACGGTAGCGCATATTACTACAGGAAAATTTAATATTTTCTGTAAAATTAGAGCTAAAGATACCAATCATGCTAAGAATATTATTTTTAGAATTGATGATATTGATGGCATCAGCCGTACCGAAACTATGATTTCTTTGGAAGAGAGTATAAATGACAAGAAGAGGTTGATGCATACAATTTTCAATGAATTGTAA
- a CDS encoding M14 family metallopeptidase: MSISQVEYNSIKEKSVSGRYVVNGQVLDFMEKNRDSLSIKTIGKSVQGREIKSIQLGSGSQKILMWSQMHGNESTTTKAVLDFVNFLNKESSSALQIFNSCTLLIIPILNPDGAEAYTRINANEIDLNRDAQNRSQPESVVLRNVFDSFQPDYCFNLHDQRTIFNVGRTPMPATVSFLAPAHDPERSISKTRGVSMQLIVAMNKLLQEKIPGQVGRYDDGFNANCVGDSFQMQNVPTILFESGHYPEDYGREKTREYIFYSLYEAVSTIAQNNIDAFQQKDYFDIPENGKLFFDVLVKNAQILNSELVNGDSIGVLYKEVLSDNKISFVPRIEQKGCLDGYFGHKTYDCLNEDDLKELRQQSFYQLVKA; this comes from the coding sequence ATGAGTATTTCACAGGTTGAGTATAATTCTATTAAGGAAAAATCCGTCAGTGGTCGGTATGTTGTTAATGGTCAAGTTCTAGACTTTATGGAAAAAAACAGAGATTCATTGTCCATAAAAACTATCGGAAAATCTGTTCAAGGACGCGAAATAAAAAGCATACAATTAGGAAGTGGATCACAGAAAATTCTAATGTGGTCTCAAATGCACGGTAATGAATCTACAACAACCAAAGCGGTTTTAGATTTTGTAAATTTTTTGAATAAGGAGTCATCTAGTGCCTTACAAATTTTTAATAGTTGTACCCTTTTGATTATTCCTATTCTAAACCCTGATGGAGCAGAAGCGTATACTAGAATAAACGCAAATGAAATAGACTTAAACAGGGATGCTCAGAATAGATCCCAACCCGAAAGTGTGGTGTTAAGAAATGTCTTTGATTCTTTTCAGCCAGATTACTGTTTCAACTTACATGATCAACGTACCATATTTAATGTAGGTAGGACTCCCATGCCTGCGACGGTATCATTTTTGGCACCGGCCCATGACCCTGAAAGAAGTATTTCTAAAACTCGTGGGGTTAGCATGCAATTGATTGTGGCAATGAACAAGCTATTGCAAGAGAAGATTCCAGGTCAGGTGGGGAGATATGATGATGGTTTTAATGCAAATTGTGTGGGTGATAGTTTTCAAATGCAGAATGTTCCTACTATATTATTTGAATCTGGTCATTATCCGGAAGATTATGGGCGAGAGAAAACAAGAGAGTATATTTTTTACTCCCTGTATGAAGCTGTATCAACTATTGCCCAAAACAATATAGATGCATTTCAGCAGAAAGATTATTTTGATATTCCGGAAAACGGAAAACTCTTTTTTGATGTGTTGGTCAAGAACGCCCAGATACTTAATTCAGAATTAGTAAACGGAGATAGTATAGGTGTACTTTATAAGGAGGTGTTGAGCGATAATAAGATAAGTTTTGTACCGAGAATTGAGCAAAAAGGGTGTCTTGATGGCTATTTTGGCCATAAAACATATGATTGCCTTAATGAAGACGATTTAAAGGAACTAAGGCAACAGTCTTTTTATCAGCTTGTTAAAGCCTGA
- a CDS encoding helix-turn-helix domain-containing protein yields the protein MVNTTDFIDRLNELLRYYGLSASSFADKVNVQRSSISHLLSGRNKPSLDFVLKVINVFPEVNLYWLLNGKGSFPSDAKKEISQPSPSTTQQKDTLELPTKTMSKPGKSIEKIIIFYSDGSFEAYAN from the coding sequence ATGGTAAACACAACGGATTTTATAGACCGACTTAATGAATTATTGCGCTATTACGGCCTTTCCGCCTCTAGTTTTGCAGATAAAGTTAACGTGCAACGCTCAAGCATTTCACATCTTTTATCAGGACGAAATAAACCAAGCCTAGACTTTGTACTTAAAGTAATAAATGTCTTTCCTGAAGTTAATCTATACTGGCTTCTGAATGGAAAAGGGTCTTTCCCTTCTGATGCAAAAAAAGAAATTTCACAACCTAGCCCTTCAACTACTCAACAGAAAGACACTTTAGAATTACCAACAAAAACTATGTCCAAACCCGGAAAAAGTATTGAGAAGATTATTATTTTTTATTCCGATGGAAGTTTTGAAGCTTATGCCAATTAG
- a CDS encoding DNA topoisomerase IV → MIQKIIPIVLALVLMTSCYNPDRNCTDFKDGKFAFTTTIDGEEKTTIFHRNGDLEIDYFDGKADSASVRWINDCEYIVKKLNPKNKSEEQSVHMKILSTTEDSYTFQYNIVGESKHSRGTATRTE, encoded by the coding sequence ATGATACAGAAAATAATCCCCATAGTCCTCGCTTTAGTTTTAATGACCTCTTGCTACAATCCGGATAGGAACTGCACTGATTTTAAAGACGGAAAATTTGCTTTCACCACCACAATAGATGGTGAAGAAAAAACCACTATTTTCCATAGAAATGGAGATTTGGAAATCGATTATTTTGATGGAAAAGCGGATTCAGCTTCCGTAAGATGGATAAATGACTGCGAGTATATCGTAAAAAAACTCAATCCCAAGAATAAATCCGAAGAGCAGTCCGTACACATGAAAATCCTTTCCACTACTGAGGACTCCTATACATTTCAATACAATATCGTAGGAGAAAGTAAACATTCCCGAGGAACTGCAACAAGGACCGAATAA